The following are from one region of the Muntiacus reevesi chromosome 3, mMunRee1.1, whole genome shotgun sequence genome:
- the FBXO30 gene encoding F-box only protein 30, translated as MEEELQHPHCVNCVSRRCMTRPEPGISCDLIGCPLVCGAVFHACKADEHRLLCPFERVPCLNSDFGCPFTMARNKVAEHLEMCPASVVCCTMEWNRWPVSYADRKSYENLSRDVDEVAQLDMALALQDQRMLLESLKVATMMSKATDKVSEPREQISVKPSVSEIPHTNGLVSVDEESYGALYQATVETTRSLAAALDILNTATRDIGMLSTSLCASANEMNEEQNARESLQNRNLKDQDHLYGDEMGAVGGIDHKDTSQNAQLEQNGSSDLLCDLDASSYGISALCNGFPLEDICAQVIEQNQDLRTDSKQSNLTNGECVASDGPSEPSSSLLVAAQVREVIPPSALPNGAVQHVLMPDDDEDLCWKKVDLGDLRNVDVLSFSHPPSFKFLSNSCWSKPKEDKAVDTSDLEVAEDPMGLQGIDLITAALLFCLGDSPGGRGISDSRMADVYHVDFGTQTFSLPSAILATNTMVGEIASASACDHANPQLSNPSPFQTLGLDLVLECVARYQPKQRPMFTFVCGQLFRRKEFSSHFKNVHGDIHAGLNGWMEQRCPLAYYGCTYSQRRFCPSTQGAKIIHDHHLRSFGVQPSVSTVLVEPARNCVLGLHSDHLSSLPFEVLQHIAGFLDGFSLCQLSCVSKLMRDVCGSLLQSRGMVILQWGKKKYPEGNSSWQIKEKVWRFSTAFCSVNEWKFADILSMADHLKKCSYNIVEKREEAIPLPCMCVTRELTKEGRSLRSVLKPVL; from the coding sequence ATGGAGGAGGAGCTGCAGCATCCGCACTGCGTTAATTGTGTCAGTAGACGATGTATGACAAGACCGGAGCCTGGGATTTCCTGTGACTTGATTGGTTGTCCGTTGGTTTGTGGAGCAGTTTTCCACGCGTGTAAGGCTGACGAGCATCGACTTTTATGTCCATTTGAACGAGTGCCTTGCTTAAATAGTGACTTCGGATGTCCATTTACAATGGCTCGAAATAAAGTTGCTGAACATCTAGAAATGTGTCCTGCAAGTGTGGTGTGCTGTACTATGGAATGGAACCGATGGCCAGTTAGTTATGCAGACCGAAAGTCATATGAAAATCTAAGCAGAGATGTTGATGAAGTGGCACAATTAGATATGGCCTTGGCCCTTCAAGACCAACGGATGCTGTTAGAATCTCTCAAAGTAGCCACCATGATGTCAAAAGCAACTGATAAAGTGTCAGAACCTAGAGAACAGATCTCAGTTAAACCAAGTGTCTCAGAAATACCACATACTAATGGTTTGGTATCTGTTGATGAAGAATCTTATGGTGCACTTTATCAAGCCACTGTTGAAACAACCCGAAGTTTGGCTGCTGCTTTAGATATTCTGAATACTGCTACAAGAGACATTGGCATGTTAAGTACGAGCCTTTGTGCTTCcgcaaatgaaatgaatgaagagCAAAATGCCAGAGAAAGCTTACAGAATAGAAACCTGAAAGACCAGGACCATCTTTATGGGGATGAGATGGGAGCAGTAGGTGGGATTGACCATAAGGACACGAGTCAGAATGCCCAGTTGGAACAAAATGGTTCAAGTGATTTATTATGTGACTTGGATGCCAGTTCTTATGGCATTTCTGCTCTTTGTAATGGCTTTCCTTTGGAAGATATATGTGCACAGGTCattgagcagaaccaggatttaCGTACTGACTCAAAACAAAGTAACTTAACAAATGGAGAATGTGTAGCATCAGATGGCCCTTCAGAACCTTCTAGTTCACTTTTAGTAGCAGCACAGGTTAGGGAAGTAATACCACCTAGTGCTTTGCCTAATGGCGCAGTTCAGCATGTCCTCATGCCAGATGATGATGAAGACTTGTGTTGGAAAAAAGTAGACTTAGGGGACCTACGGAATGTGGATGTCTTATCTTTCAGTCACCCTCCTTCATTCAAATTTCTTTCGAATTCATGTTGGTCTAAACCAAAGGAAGATAAAGCAGTAGATACATCAGATTTGGAAGTTGCAGAAGATCCAATGGGTCTCCAAGGAATAGATCTAATCACAGCAGCATTACTGTTTTGTCTAGGAGATTCTCCAGGAGGAAGGGGTATATCTGATAGTCGCATGGCTGATGTTTATCATGTTGACTTTGGGACTCAGACTTTTTCACTTCCATCTGCCATTTTAGCTACAAATACAATGGTTGGGGaaatagcttcagcttcagcttgtGATCATGCCAACCCACAGCTTTCAAATCCAAGCCCTTTTCAGACACTGGGGCTGGACTTAGTATTGGAATGTGTCGCTAGGTACCAGCCCAAGCAGCGTCCAATGTTTACATTTGTTTGTGGACAGttatttagaagaaaagaatTTTCATCACATTTTAAGAATGTACATGGTGACATTCATGCTGGACTCAATGGCTGGATGGAACAGAGGTGTCCTCTAGCATATTATGGTTGTACCTATTCGCAGCGTAGATTTTGTCCGTCAACACAAGGAGCAAAGATTATACATGACCACCATTTGCGGTCATTTGGAGTTCAGCCGTCTGTATCTACAGTGTTAGTAGAGCCTGCTAGAAACTGTGTGCTGGGTTTACATAGTGACCATCTAAGTAGTCTTCCTTTTGAAGTCCTGCAACATATTGCAGGGTTTCTCGACGGCTTCAGCTTATGCCAGCTCTCATGTGTATCCAAGTTAATGAGGGATGTGTGTGGCAGTCTTCTCCAGTCTCGAGGAATGGTCATACTTCAGTGGGGGAAAAAGAAGTATCCAGAAGGAAATTCGTCATGGCAGATAAAAGAAAAG